The region GGCGTCGAGGGATGCGGGGCGCTCTCGTAGCAGCCCATCACCGACTGGTCGAAATCGATCACCGAGCCGGTCATCATGCCGGATTCCGAACTGCACAGGAAAGCCACGGCGCGGGCCACTTCCTTCGGCTCGAGAAGGCGGCCGAATGGCTGTTCCTTCATGGCCTTCTCCAGCCATCCGTCCTGGGCGCCGTGATAAAGCCGTATGATCCGGTCCTCGCCCGGCGTGTTCATCCAGCCGATGTTCAGGGCGTTCACGCGGATGCGCCAGGGCATGAGGCTGAAGGCGGCGTTCTTGGTGAGGGTGGCGAGCGCGCCCTTCGAGCCGCTATAGGCCGTGATGAAGGGCTGGCCCCCATGGGCCGACATGGACAGGATGTTGACCATGGCGCCCTCGATCTTCTCGCGCCGCATGATCTTGGCGGCCTCCTGCATCAGGAAGAACGGCGCACGCACATTGACCGCGAACATGCGGTCGAACAGCTCCGGGCTGGTGTCGAAGATCGTGCCGCGGTCGGTGATGCCGGCGGCGTTCACCAGCGCGTCGACGCGCCCGAACACGCTGTCCGCCCGCGCGGTGACCTGGCGCGCCTCCTCGACGCTTTCGAGATCGGCCTGCACGAACTCCGTGTGGCATCCCTGGCCCGAAATCTCCCGCGCGACGGCGTGTCCGCGCTCCGCGTTGCGGCCGCAGATCACGAGCCCCTTGGCGCCGCGTTCGGCGAAGGTGCGGGCGATGGCCTCGCCGAGCCCTTGCGTACCTCCCGTGACGACGGCGACGGCATTCTGGAATTGGAAGTCGTCCGACATGGCATTCTGCCTTTTCATTCTCGTTGTTGGCGTCGTCCCAGCTGAAAGGATCCGACGGACGATGGCAAGCGGCCATTGGTCGGCGTTCACACCAAGGCCCGTGGCTGATATGTAACTTTATTTCTTTGACTCGGGAAGTCACTGGCGAAAGGCCCGTCGCACCTTATGTTCAGGACCCATGTCGCAAGCGTCCCTTCTCCCGAAAATCTTCCGTGACTGGTTCAAGAGCCGAGGCTGGGCGCCGCGCGAGCACCAGCTTGAACTGCTCGCCAAGGCCCGGCAGGGACGGTCCGTGCTGCTCGTGGCGCCCACGGGAGCGGGCAAGACGCTCGCCGGGTTCCTGCCGAGCCTCGTGGAGCTGGCCGAGAGGGGGCCGGGGCGGGGCACGGCGAAGGACAGGCGAGGGCTCCACACCCTCTACATCTCGCCGCTCAAGGCGCTTGCCACCGACGTCGCCCGCAATCTCGAAACGCCCGTGCAGGAGATGGGGCTGCCCATCCGCATCGAGACGCGCACGGGCGATACGCCCTCCCACAAGCGCGCCCGGCAGATCGAGCGTCCGCCGGACATCCTGCTGACCACCCCGGAGCAGCTCGCGCTCCTGCTCGCCCATGCGGAGGCGCGGGAGTTTTTCAAGGACCTGCGCCGCGTGGTGCTGGACGAGCTGCACTCGCTGGTCACTTCGAAGCGCGGCGACCTGCTGTCGCTGGGATTGGCAAGGCTCATGGCCATTGCCCCGGAGGCGACGGCGGTGGGGCTCTCGGCGACGGTGCGCGAACCGGACGATCTGCGGCGTTATCTGGTGCCGCAGCATTCCGCCTCCCCCTTGAGGGGAGAGGCCGCAACGCAGGTGCGGGAGGGGGTGGGAGGCGCGACCTTATCGGCGTTGGCGCTTCCATCCCATCCCGGAGCGCCTATGCACTCCGACCCTCCTCCTCAAGGGGAGGATGAAGAGCTGCTCGCCGACCTCGTCGTGGTCCAGGGCGGCGCGCAGCCCGATATCCGCATGCTCGCACTCGACGAGCGCCTGCCGCTCGCCGGCCACACGGCCTCCCTGTCGATGCCCGCGATCTACGATCTGATCCGTGCGCACAAGACCACCCTCGTGTTCGTCAACACGCGGCTGCAGGCGGAATACACGTTCCAGGAGCTCTGGAAGCTCAACGACGACAACCTCGCCATCGCGCTCCATCACGGCTCCCTCGACGTGTCGCAGCGCCGCCGCGTCGAAGAGGCGATGGCGGCGGGAAGGCTGAAGGCGGTGGTGTGCACCGCGACGCTGGATCTCGGCATCGACTGGGGTGACGTGGATCTCGTGGTGAATGTGGGCGCCCCGAAGGGGGCGTCTCGCATCATGCAGCGCATCGGCCGCTCGAACCACCGCATGGACGAGCCGTCGGAAGCCTATCTGGTGCCGGCGAACCGCTTCGAGATCCTCGAATGCCGGGCGGCGCTCGACGCGGTGCACGAGGCCGCCCAGGATACGCCGGATGCGCGCACCGGCGCCCTCGACGTTCTCTGCCAGCATATCCTCGGCATGGCCTGCGCCGAGCCGTTCAGGCTCGACGCGCTCTACGACGAGGTGCGCTCCGCCGCGCCCTATGCGGGCCTGACCTGGGAGGATTTCGAAGCCTGCGTCGCCTTCGTGGCGACGGGGGGATACGCGCTTCGCGCCTATGAACGCTTCGCCAAGATCGTGAAGGGCAAGGACGATCTCTGGCGCGTGCGCGACGCGAAGGTCGCGCAGCAATACCGGCTGAATGTGGGCACCATCGTCGAATCCAGCATGATCAAGGTGCGGCTCGGCAAGAGCGCGCGCTCGCGTCCGGGAACGGTGCTGCCGCGCGGACGAATCCTCGGCGAGATCGAGGAATACTTCGCCGAGACGCTCACCCCGGGCGACACGTTCCTGTTCGCCGGCGAGGTGCTGCGCTTCGAGGGCATCTCCGAGGACGAGGTCCTGGTGACGCGGGCAGGCTCCGGCACCGATCCGATGATCCCGTCCTACGAGGGCGGCAAGTTCCCGCTCTCGACCTTTCTCGCCGCGCGGGTGCGGGCGATCCTGGCCGATCCGTTCGAATGGGACCGCCTGCCGCCGCAGATGACCGAGTGGCTCCTGCAGCAGCGCCGCCGCTCGATCGTGCCCGGGCCGCGCGACCTCCTGGTCGAGACCTTCCCGCGCGGCAACCGCTTCTACATGACCTGCTTTCCCTTCGAGGGACGGCTCGCGCACCAGACGCTCGGCATGCTGCTGACCCGCCGGCTGGAGCGGGCGAAGCTCAAGCCGCTCGGCTTCGTGGCCAATGATTACGGCATCGCCGTGTATGCCTCGGGCGACGTCGCGGCCCGCGCCGGGCGCGACCCGACCTTCATGGACGACCTCTTCTCCGAGGACATGCTCGGCGACGACCTGGAGGACTGGCTTGCCGAATCGGCCCTCATGAAGCGAACCTTCCGCCAATGCGCCGTGATCGCGGGCTTGATCGAGCGCCGCTTTCCAGGGGAGAAGAAGACCGGCCGGCAGGTCACGATCTCGACCGATCTCGTCTACGACGTGCTGCGCAAGCACGAGCCCGACCACGTGCTGCTGCGCGCCGCGCGGGCGGATGCGGCAACGGGACTCCTCGACGTGCGGCGCCTCGGCATGATGTTAGAGCGCATCCGGGGGCGAATCATCCACAAGCCGCTCGACCGGGTTTCTCCTTTGAGCGTGTCCGTCATGCTGGAGATCGGCCGCGAGCGCGTCTATAGCGACAACGCGGACGAAATTCTGGCCGAGGCGGAAGCGGCGCTTCTCGACGAGGCTTTGGCGTGACGGCATTGCGCAAGAACAAACAGACAACACACGAGATCGAGCTGGCCGGTCAGCTGGCGCTCCTCGACCTGACCGGCGCGATGGTCCTGCCGGCGCACCACGCCATGCTTGTGGCCGACCTCCATTTCGAGAAGGGCTCGTCGTTCGCCCGGCGTGGCATGATGCTGCCGCCCTACGACACCCGCGAGACCCTGATCGCGCTCTCCGACGCGGTGTTTCGCTTCAATCCCAAGACCGTCATCGCCCTTGGCGACAGCTTCCACGACATCGGTGGGCCGGATCGGCTCGGGACCGAGGAGCGCGCCACCCTGGCCGAGGTGCAGAAGGGGCGCGAGTGGATCTGGGTGACGGGCAATCACGACCGCATCCTGCCCGACAGCATCGGGGGACAGGTGGTCGAGGAGATGGCGCTCGGGTCTCTCACCCTGCGCCATGAGCCGGCCCCAGGGGAGCAGGCGGAAATCGCCGGCCATCTGCATCCGGTCGGCAAGGTGGTGATGCGCGGGCGCGCCACCCGGAGGCGCTGCTTCCTCACGGACGGCCGGCGCTGCGTGATGCCCGCGCTCGGCGCCTATGCGGGCGGGCTGAACGCCTGCGATGCCGCCTTCCGACCGCTGTTCCCGCAGGGCTTCACCGCGCATCTCATCGGCACCGAGCGCATTTTCGCGATTGCCCGGACGATGCTCTGCCGGGATTGAGCAGAGCAGTTGTCGTCCTTTGCTGTCATGGCCGGGCTTGTCCTGACCACCTCGATTTGAAAAGCGCTGTGCTTCACTCGGTCGGGATCACCGGCCTTGTGCCGATGATGACAATGTGCCGTTGGCTTACCCAGTCTTCTTCACCACGGGCGCCTCGGAGAAGCGCGCCTGTCGCGGTGCGAGTTCGTGGCCCTGCGGCTGAGTGAGAAGGCCGTAAAGATCCGGCCGACGGCCGCGAATCCAGCGCCGGCCCGTGGCGAGCGGCAGAAGGCCGAGGTCGAGATCGGCTACCACGAGGGCGTCCTGCGCCTTCCAGGTCTCGTTGATGATGCGGCCGTAGCAATCGATGATCATGGCGTTGCCGGTGCGGACCTCGCCGTCGTCTTCGCCGACGCCGTTGGAAAAGAGCAGGAAATACCCGTTGTCGTGGGCACGGGCAGGGAGCCAGCGCAGCAGCCATTCGCGCCCTTTCGGTCCGCGGAATTCGGCTTCGATGGCTTCAGGGTCGTGATGGCGATTGTCCCATAAGGCAGGGTCGATGAGACCCATGGCCTGGGGGCTACGCGAGTGGCAGCCGCCGGTCTGGTGAGGGGCCATGACGATGTCGGCGCCCAGGAGAGCGGTGGCCCGGGCGTTCTCCACGAGGTTGTTGTCCCAGCAGATGAGAACCCCGACCTTCACGCCGAAAGGCGTGTCGAACACCGTATAGCTGTCGCCGCTGGCGATGGCGTCGTTCTCGAAGGCATGAAGCTTGCGGTGGCGGTGGACCTGCCCGTCAGGCAGGCAGACGACATAGGTGTTGAACAGGCGCCCGTCGTCCCCGCGCTCGATCAGGCCGACGCCGATGGCCATGTCGTAGCGGCCCGCGAGTTCAAGGACGGCTCGGGTCGAGGGGCCTGCGGGCACGGGCTCCGCAAGCTGTTCCAGCCTCTCGCGTCCCAGATTGCGGACATGCCAGTACCCGGTGAGGCACATCTCCGGAAAGGCCAGGACCTTGACCTGCGCCTCGGCGGCTTCCCGGACGAAGCGCTCCACCACCGACATGTTGTAGTCCTTGTCGTCGGCCTTGTGATGAAATTGAACCGTTCCACACCGGAGCATCATGGTCTGTCCCT is a window of Microvirga lotononidis DNA encoding:
- the pdeM gene encoding ligase-associated DNA damage response endonuclease PdeM, encoding MTALRKNKQTTHEIELAGQLALLDLTGAMVLPAHHAMLVADLHFEKGSSFARRGMMLPPYDTRETLIALSDAVFRFNPKTVIALGDSFHDIGGPDRLGTEERATLAEVQKGREWIWVTGNHDRILPDSIGGQVVEEMALGSLTLRHEPAPGEQAEIAGHLHPVGKVVMRGRATRRRCFLTDGRRCVMPALGAYAGGLNACDAAFRPLFPQGFTAHLIGTERIFAIARTMLCRD
- a CDS encoding nitrilase family protein, with amino-acid sequence MKGTFIPLYAAEQAGNPAAGRNEGQTMMLRCGTVQFHHKADDKDYNMSVVERFVREAAEAQVKVLAFPEMCLTGYWHVRNLGRERLEQLAEPVPAGPSTRAVLELAGRYDMAIGVGLIERGDDGRLFNTYVVCLPDGQVHRHRKLHAFENDAIASGDSYTVFDTPFGVKVGVLICWDNNLVENARATALLGADIVMAPHQTGGCHSRSPQAMGLIDPALWDNRHHDPEAIEAEFRGPKGREWLLRWLPARAHDNGYFLLFSNGVGEDDGEVRTGNAMIIDCYGRIINETWKAQDALVVADLDLGLLPLATGRRWIRGRRPDLYGLLTQPQGHELAPRQARFSEAPVVKKTG
- a CDS encoding ligase-associated DNA damage response DEXH box helicase; its protein translation is MSQASLLPKIFRDWFKSRGWAPREHQLELLAKARQGRSVLLVAPTGAGKTLAGFLPSLVELAERGPGRGTAKDRRGLHTLYISPLKALATDVARNLETPVQEMGLPIRIETRTGDTPSHKRARQIERPPDILLTTPEQLALLLAHAEAREFFKDLRRVVLDELHSLVTSKRGDLLSLGLARLMAIAPEATAVGLSATVREPDDLRRYLVPQHSASPLRGEAATQVREGVGGATLSALALPSHPGAPMHSDPPPQGEDEELLADLVVVQGGAQPDIRMLALDERLPLAGHTASLSMPAIYDLIRAHKTTLVFVNTRLQAEYTFQELWKLNDDNLAIALHHGSLDVSQRRRVEEAMAAGRLKAVVCTATLDLGIDWGDVDLVVNVGAPKGASRIMQRIGRSNHRMDEPSEAYLVPANRFEILECRAALDAVHEAAQDTPDARTGALDVLCQHILGMACAEPFRLDALYDEVRSAAPYAGLTWEDFEACVAFVATGGYALRAYERFAKIVKGKDDLWRVRDAKVAQQYRLNVGTIVESSMIKVRLGKSARSRPGTVLPRGRILGEIEEYFAETLTPGDTFLFAGEVLRFEGISEDEVLVTRAGSGTDPMIPSYEGGKFPLSTFLAARVRAILADPFEWDRLPPQMTEWLLQQRRRSIVPGPRDLLVETFPRGNRFYMTCFPFEGRLAHQTLGMLLTRRLERAKLKPLGFVANDYGIAVYASGDVAARAGRDPTFMDDLFSEDMLGDDLEDWLAESALMKRTFRQCAVIAGLIERRFPGEKKTGRQVTISTDLVYDVLRKHEPDHVLLRAARADAATGLLDVRRLGMMLERIRGRIIHKPLDRVSPLSVSVMLEIGRERVYSDNADEILAEAEAALLDEALA
- a CDS encoding SDR family oxidoreductase; the encoded protein is MSDDFQFQNAVAVVTGGTQGLGEAIARTFAERGAKGLVICGRNAERGHAVAREISGQGCHTEFVQADLESVEEARQVTARADSVFGRVDALVNAAGITDRGTIFDTSPELFDRMFAVNVRAPFFLMQEAAKIMRREKIEGAMVNILSMSAHGGQPFITAYSGSKGALATLTKNAAFSLMPWRIRVNALNIGWMNTPGEDRIIRLYHGAQDGWLEKAMKEQPFGRLLEPKEVARAVAFLCSSESGMMTGSVIDFDQSVMGCYESAPHPSTPAQ